Within Pseudomonas alloputida, the genomic segment AATCAATCAGTCGTCACGACCCATGATGCCAAACAATTGCAGCAGGCTGACAAACAGGTTGTAGATCGACACATACAGGCTGATGGTTGCCATGATGTAGTTACGTTCGCCACCATGAATGATCGCGCTGGTCTGGAACAGGATGCAGACCGACGAGAACAGCACGAAGCCAGCGCTGATAGCCAGTTGCAGGCCGCTGATCTGGAAGAAGAAGCTGGCAACGACAGCACCCAGCAGAACGAAGAAGCCCGCAGTGATGAAGCCACTCAGGAAGCTCATGTCCTTGCGGGTGATCAGCACGTAGGCCGACAGACCACCAAACACCAGCGCAGTCATGGCAAACGCGGAGCTCACTACCTCGGCGCCACCGGCCATGCCCAGGTAACGGTTGAGGATCGGGCCGAGGATGAAGCCCATGAAACCGGTGAGCGCGAAGGTGGACACCAGGCCCCAGGCCGAATCACGCAGTTTGT encodes:
- a CDS encoding Bax inhibitor-1/YccA family protein — its product is MREQDYAVHHGQQVEQQEISKVLRNTYSLLALTLAFSGVMAFVAQQMRVGYPNVFVVLIGFYGLFFLTNKLRDSAWGLVSTFALTGFMGFILGPILNRYLGMAGGAEVVSSAFAMTALVFGGLSAYVLITRKDMSFLSGFITAGFFVLLGAVVASFFFQISGLQLAISAGFVLFSSVCILFQTSAIIHGGERNYIMATISLYVSIYNLFVSLLQLFGIMGRDD